The following are encoded in a window of Aerococcus sanguinicola genomic DNA:
- the tadA gene encoding tRNA adenosine(34) deaminase TadA encodes MQHEDFMRLAIAEAKKAEALGEVPIGAIVVKDGQVIGRGYNLREQSNDATSHAEMQAIREANAYLDNWRLMDCDMYVTLEPCPMCSGAIILSRIRHLYFGAYDPKAGTVGSLMNLVTDERFNHQVEVTSGLLGTACSEMLTSFFRKLRKQRKRASRKPRKEENNLH; translated from the coding sequence TTGCAGCATGAAGACTTTATGCGTTTGGCCATAGCGGAAGCCAAGAAGGCGGAAGCTTTAGGCGAGGTACCGATTGGTGCGATTGTCGTTAAAGATGGCCAAGTGATTGGACGCGGCTATAACCTGCGCGAGCAGTCCAATGATGCCACAAGCCATGCGGAGATGCAGGCCATTCGTGAAGCCAACGCTTATTTGGATAATTGGCGACTGATGGATTGTGATATGTATGTCACTTTAGAACCTTGTCCAATGTGTAGCGGGGCAATTATTCTATCGCGGATTCGACATCTTTATTTCGGGGCTTATGATCCCAAGGCTGGCACAGTAGGTTCTTTGATGAACCTTGTTACTGATGAGCGCTTTAACCACCAAGTTGAAGTGACCAGCGGCCTTCTAGGAACAGCCTGCAGCGAGATGTTGACGTCTTTTTTTAGAAAATTGCGTAAGCAGCGTAAGCGGGCGTCACGGAAGCCTCGAAAGGAAGAAAACAACTTGCACTAA